One segment of Falco peregrinus isolate bFalPer1 chromosome 4, bFalPer1.pri, whole genome shotgun sequence DNA contains the following:
- the CHORDC1 gene encoding cysteine and histidine-rich domain-containing protein 1, protein MSLLCYNRGCGQRFDPETNTEDSCTYHPGVPVFHDALKGWSCCKRRTTDFSDFLSIVGCTKGLHNSEKPPEPVKPEVKTTSERKELAELKPKFQEHIIQAPKPLETIKRPSPDEPMTNLQLKVSASLKQALDKLKLSSENEEKKEEDSDEIKIGTACKNAGCSKTYEGPHSTEEVCIYHSGVPIFHEGMKYWSCCKRKTSDFNTFLAQEGCTTGTHIWTKKDAGKKVVPCRHDWHQTGGEVTISVYAKNSVPDLSYVEANSTMLNIHIVFEGEKEFHRSVKLWGVIDVKRSYVNMTATKIELTMKKAEPLLWASLELPVSSTQQKKENADQ, encoded by the exons ATGTCGCTGCTCTGCTACAACCGGGGCTGCGGCCAGCGCTTCGACCCCGAAACCAACACGGAGG ATTCATGCACTTACCATCCAGGTGTGCCAGTCTTTCATGATGCTCTAAAA GGTTGGTCATGTTGTAAGAGAAGaacaacagatttttcagaCTTCTTAAGCATTGTG GGCTGTACAAAGGGGCTCCATAACAGTGAGAAACCTCCTGAGCCTGTTAAACCAGAAGTCAAAACTACCTCTGAACGAAAGGAGCTAGCTGAACTGAAACCCAAATTTCAAGAACACATAATTCAGGCACCAAAACCATTGGAAACAATTAAAAGGCCAAG CCCGGATGAGCCAATGACAAATTTGCAGCTGAAAGTGTCAGCTTCCTTGAAGCAAGCACTAGATAAACTGAAACTGTCatcagaaaatgaagagaaaaaag AGGAAGACAGTGATGAAATCAAGATTGGGACGGCATGTAAAAATGCAGGCTGTTCAAAA ACATACGAAGGAccacacagcacagaagaagTATGTATATACCATTCTGGTGTACCTATATTCCATGAAGG GATGAAGTATTGGAGCTGTTGTAAAAGGAAAACGTCTGACTTCAATACATTTTTAGCTCAGGAAGGCTGCACAACAGGAACACACATATGGACTAAAAAAGATGCG GGTAAGAAAGTAGTTCCATGCAGGCATGATTGGCACCAGACTGGAGGAGAAGTGACTATTTCTGTATATGCTAAAAATTCTGTTCCTGACCTGAGCTATGTAGAAGCAAATAGCACAATG TTAAATATCCATATTGtatttgaaggagaaaaggaatttCATCGCAGTGTGAAACTATGGGGA GTAATCGACGTAAAGAGGAGTTATGTGAACATGACGGCTACAAAGATTGAGCTTACTATGAAAAAAGCAGAGCCCCTATTATGGGCAAGTCTTGAATTACCAGTATCCagcacacaacagaaaaaagagaatGCAGATCAATAG